The following are encoded in a window of Leucoraja erinacea ecotype New England unplaced genomic scaffold, Leri_hhj_1 Leri_380S, whole genome shotgun sequence genomic DNA:
- the LOC129693659 gene encoding zinc finger protein 850-like: MEDHIAGHNKEKRYQCDVCGKAWQSPRQLEIHRRVHMGECTFDCSECGKNFASYDSLLEHNRVHSDKKSFACSDCGKSFKTAQELKIHWRVHTGEKPFGCSTCGMCFARLSGLRMHQRVHSNERPFTCSDCGKGFKSSRELKGHWRLHTGERPYTCSDCGKSFTHSHTLVVHRRLHTGERPYTCTQCGKGFTCSTRLLSHQRTHTGERPYICSQCSKGFTHSISLLVHQRTHTGEHPFTCAQCGKGFTCSNRLLSHQRTHTGERPFTCAQCGEGFTCYTRLLSHQRVHTGEKPYGCSVCGKDFKTAHRLKIHQRVHTGEKPYSCSTCGKSFAQSSGLRVHQRVHSNERPFTCSNCGKGFKSSTELKGHWRLHTGERPYTCSDCGKSFTHSHTLLVHRRQHTGERPYTCTQCGKGFTCSTRLLAHQRVHSGEKTLSCSECGKNVKTKNELKIHQRVHTGEKPYSCSTCSKSFKTKYLLKIHQRVHTGEKPYSCSTCGKSFKTKYLLKIHRRVHTGEKPYGCSTCGMRFAQSSGLRVHQRVHSNERPFTCSDCGKGFKSSRELMMHRRLHTGERPYTCSDCGKGFTHSHTLVVHRRLHTGERPFTCTQCGRGFTRSSRLLSHQRTHTGERPYTCTRCSKGFTRSISLLVHQRTHTGERPFTCSQCGKGFTCSTRLLSHQRVHSGEKTFGCSDCGKSFKTAHGLKIHQRVHTGEKPYSCSTCSKSFKRKYLLKIHRRVHTGEKPYGCSTCGMSFAQSSGLQVHQRVHSNERPFTCSNCGKGFKSSRELKGHWRMHTGERPYTCSDCGKSFTHSHTLLVHRRLHTGERPYTCAQCGKGFTRSSRLLSHQRVHASDRPAPFNHITM, translated from the coding sequence atggaggaccacattgcggggcacaacaaggagaagcgttatcagtgtgatgtgtgtggcaaggcctggcagagcccgagacagctggagatccaccggcgggtgcacatggGAGAATGCACCTTCGACTGCTCGGAGTGCGGAAAGAACTTTGCCAGCTACGACAGCCTGCTGGAGCACAACCGCGTGCACTCCGACAAGAAGTCGTTCGCCTGCTctgactgcggcaagagcttcaagacggcACAGGAGCTGAAGATCCACTGGCGTgttcacacgggcgagaagccctttggctgctccacctgtggaATGTGTTTTGCCCGGTTGTCGGGGCTGCGGATGCACCAGCGGGTACACAGTAACgaacggcccttcacctgctctgactgtggcaaaggcttcaagtcatcCCGGGAACTGAAGGGACACtggcgcctgcacaccggggagcggccctacacctgcagcgactgcggcaagagcttcacccactCCCACACCCTGGTGGTGCACAGGCGCCTACACACCggcgagcggccctacacctgcacccagtgcggcaaaggcttcacctgctccactcGGCTGCTGTCCcatcagcgcacccacaccggcgagcgcccctacatctGCAGCCAGTgcagcaagggcttcacccactccatctctctcctggtgcaccagcgcacccacaccggcgagcaccCTTTCacttgcgcccagtgcggcaagggcttcacctgctccaatcggctgctgtcccaccagcgcacccacaccggggagcgccccttcacctgcgctCAGTGCGGCGAGGGCTTCACCTGCTACACTCGGCTGCTGTCCCATcagcgggtgcacacgggcgagaagccctatggctgctctgTGTGTGGCAAGGACTTCAAGACGGCGCATCGACTGAAGAttcaccagcgggtgcacacgggcgagaagccctatagctgctccacctgtggcaagagctttgcccagtCGTCGGGGCTGCGGGTGCACCAGCGGGTACACAGTAACGaaaggcccttcacctgctccaattgcggcaaaggcttcaagtcgtccactGAACTGAAGGGGCACtggcgcctgcacaccggggagcggccctacacctgcagcgactgcggcaagagcttcacccactCCCACACCCTGCTGGTGCACAGGCGCCAACACACCggcgagcggccctacacctgcacccagtgcggcaagggtttcacctgctccactcggctgctggcccaccagcgggtgcactctGGCGAGAAGACCTTGAGCTGCTCCGAGTGTGGCAAGAACGTCAAGACGAAGAATGAGCTGAAGAttcaccagcgggtgcacacgggcgagaagccctatagcTGCTCCACCTGCAGCAAGAGCTTCAAGACGAAGTATCTGCTGAAGAttcaccagcgggtgcacacgggcgagaagccctatagctgctccacctgcggcaagagcttcaagacgaAGTATCTGCTGAAGATCCACCGGcgagtgcacacgggcgagaagccctatggctgctccacctgtggaATGAGGTTTGCCCAGTCATCGGGGCTGCGGGTGCACCAGCGGGTACACAGTAACgaacggcccttcacctgctccgactgcggcaaaggcttcaagtcgtcccgGGAACTGATGatgcacaggcgcctgcacaccggggagcggccctacacctgcagcgactgcggcaagggcttcacccactcccaCACCCTGGTGGTGCATAGGCGCCTACACACCggcgagcggcccttcacctgcaccCAGTGTGGGAGGGGCTTCACCCGCTCTTccaggctgctgtcccaccagcgcacccacaccggcgagcgaccctacacctgcacccggtgcagcaagggcttcacccgctccatcTCTCtcctggtgcaccagcgcacccacaccggggagcgccccTTCACTTGCtcacagtgcggcaagggcttcacctgctccactcGGCTGCTATCCCATCAGCGGGTGCACTCTGGCGAGAAGACCTTTGGCTGTTCCGActgtggcaagagcttcaagacggcGCATGGGCTGAAGAttcaccagcgggtgcacacgggcgagaagccctatagcTGCTCCACCTGCAGCAAGAGCTTCAAGAGGAAGTATCTGCTGAAGATCCACCGGcgagtgcacacgggcgagaagccctatggctgctccacctgtggaATGAGTTTTGCCCAGTCGTCGGGGCTGCAGGTGCACCAGCGGGTACACAGCAACgaacggcccttcacctgctccaactgcggcaaaggcttcaagtcgtcccgGGAACTGAAGGGGCACTGGCGcatgcacaccggggagcggccctacacctgcagtgactgcggcaagagcttcacccactCCCACACCCTGCTGGTGCACAGGCGCCTACACACTggagagcgcccctacacctgcgcccaatgcggcaagggcttcacccgctcctccaggctgctgtcccaccagcgggtgcacgccagCGACCGTCCCgccccatttaaccatataaccatgtaa